In Sphingobacterium sp. R2, the genomic stretch CTTGGGTTTTGGTTCAGCTGTATTTCCGACTAGCGCATAATCAGTAGCTTTACTGAAATTAAAGGAAGTTGGTATCGGACCGCCATCTTTCACATGTTGGGAATAGATGTGCCAACCATTTTGGATAGTCGCCTTAACGTAAATAATTGCTTCCTTGTTATTGAGTTTTTTACTGGCCACAGTCCATTTAACGGATTTATGAATCTGAGCAAAAGCACCCGTAACGGAAAACATAACCAGGGCTACTAAAATTAAAATCTTTTTCATCTTTTATGAATTTTTAAGTTTATTATTTCATTGGCAGTACATCTGTCCAGTATACTCACTACAAGAGCCTGAACCTAAATACGCACATCAATATTCGTTATAAACAGAATAAAACACAACCATATCTCATTTAAGCGATAAATTTTTCAAAAAATAACGCTATATACCGCATTATTTTCATTTATAACCGTGCAATTTTCTCAATTTCAATAATAAGTTCAAAAAAACAATATGCATCAAACAATAGCTCAGGCTAGATCATACGCTTTGCCGATCAGGACACTCTAAGGAGTAATGTGGTAGCGCAAATGGACCTTATTCCGCTTGATACAATTTAATACCGCTTCGCCATATCAAAATGCAACCGAAAAAATCCGTAAATGAAAAAAACACAAATAAATAACAAATAGTAGGATGCAGTTAACGATTAAAAAGATTAAATATAGTAAACCATCGTTCGATAAATATTGTTATTCAATAAACATATATATTTATTACTATGGGAAATTTATTATATACTATTGCAGTTATTTTGGTACTCATATGGGCGATCAGCTTTTTCGGCGGCTTTGTTGGCGGGGGACTAATCCATATACTATTGGTCATTGCTATCATAGCAGTTCTCCTTCGTGTTATTAAAGGAAATGCGTAACGGGTTGGGACGTTGCTCAAGTCACAGAAAAGGCTCCTCAAAATTCAATATTGAGGAGCCTTTTTATACATTTGATATGAGCACACTATAGATTGAGATCTCCCTCTTTACCTATATCTTCTGTCTCGCCTGTTACTTTCGCTTTAAGCATTTTGAACAGGTTAACAATCATATTTGAATTTGAATCCCAGTAATGAGCTTCTTGAGGAGTAACTTTAAACAATTGAATATTTGGATCCTCTTTCCCTTTCTCAAACCATCCCTCCATCATCTTATTCCAATAACGATCTA encodes the following:
- a CDS encoding protein-disulfide reductase DsbD domain-containing protein; translation: MKKILILVALVMFSVTGAFAQIHKSVKWTVASKKLNNKEAIIYVKATIQNGWHIYSQHVKDGGPIPTSFNFSKATDYALVGNTAEPKPKIKHEEVFKMDVGYFTNEVIFQQKVSLIKGAATVKVTVEWQACDASQCLPPDEYAFAVTVK
- a CDS encoding lmo0937 family membrane protein codes for the protein MGNLLYTIAVILVLIWAISFFGGFVGGGLIHILLVIAIIAVLLRVIKGNA